From a region of the Mycobacterium intracellulare ATCC 13950 genome:
- a CDS encoding Ms4527A family Cys-rich leader peptide, with protein sequence MTVAQPSPHIVLVARRHIDLKRVCSCICLP encoded by the coding sequence GTGACTGTCGCCCAGCCCAGCCCGCACATTGTGCTCGTGGCGCGACGGCACATCGATCTCAAGCGCGTTTGCAGCTGTATCTGTCTGCCTTGA
- a CDS encoding sulfate/molybdate ABC transporter ATP-binding protein: MTDTGTGRDDLAIIVRDAYKHYGDFVALDHVDFVVPTGSLTALLGPSGSGKSTLLRTIAGLDQPDSGTVTIYGRDVTRVPPQRRGIGFVFQHYAAFKHLTVRDNVAYGLKVRKRPKAEIKAKVDNLLEVVGLSGFQSRYPNQLSGGQRQRMALARALAVDPQVLLLDEPFGALDAKVREDLRAWLRRLHDEVHVTTVLVTHDQAEALDVADRIAVLNHGRIEQIGSPTDVYDAPANAFVMSFLGAVSTLNGALVRPHDIRVGRNPEMAIAGGDGTAESIGVVRATVDRVVALGFEVRVELTSAATGGFFTAQITRGDAEALALRDGDTVYVRATRVPPIAPTAAEPGHKAAEDENTLTSA, encoded by the coding sequence GTGACAGACACCGGTACCGGCCGGGACGACCTCGCCATCATCGTGCGCGACGCCTACAAGCACTATGGCGACTTCGTCGCGCTGGACCACGTGGACTTCGTCGTGCCGACCGGGTCGCTGACGGCGTTGTTGGGTCCCAGCGGTTCGGGCAAATCGACGCTGCTGCGCACCATCGCCGGTCTCGACCAGCCCGACAGCGGAACCGTCACGATCTACGGTCGCGACGTGACCCGGGTGCCACCGCAGCGCCGCGGCATCGGGTTCGTCTTCCAGCACTACGCGGCATTCAAGCACCTGACCGTCCGCGACAACGTGGCCTACGGGCTCAAGGTTCGCAAGCGGCCCAAAGCCGAAATCAAAGCCAAGGTCGACAACCTGCTGGAAGTGGTGGGGCTCAGCGGTTTTCAGAGCCGCTATCCCAATCAGCTCTCCGGTGGTCAGCGACAGCGGATGGCGCTGGCTCGAGCGCTGGCGGTCGACCCGCAGGTGCTGCTGCTCGACGAGCCGTTCGGTGCGCTGGACGCCAAGGTGCGTGAGGATTTGCGGGCGTGGTTGCGCCGCCTGCACGACGAGGTGCACGTGACCACGGTGCTGGTCACCCACGATCAGGCGGAGGCATTGGATGTCGCCGACCGGATTGCGGTGCTCAATCACGGTCGCATCGAGCAGATCGGATCCCCGACCGACGTCTATGACGCCCCGGCGAACGCGTTCGTGATGTCGTTCCTCGGCGCGGTGTCCACCCTCAACGGCGCCCTGGTGCGTCCGCACGACATCCGGGTGGGTCGCAACCCCGAGATGGCGATCGCCGGCGGCGACGGCACCGCGGAGTCGATCGGGGTGGTGCGGGCCACCGTTGACCGGGTGGTGGCGCTGGGTTTCGAGGTGCGGGTCGAATTGACCAGCGCCGCCACCGGTGGCTTCTTCACGGCGCAGATCACACGCGGCGACGCCGAGGCCCTGGCATTACGCGACGGCGACACCGTCTACGTGCGTGCCACCCGGGTCCCACCGATCGCCCCGACTGCGGCGGAGCCCGGTCACAAAGCGGCCGAGGATGAGAACACGCTGACCTCAGCGTGA
- a CDS encoding phosphoadenylyl-sulfate reductase gives MSERTTRHSEAELRELAARGAAELEGASASDVLRWTDETFGGVNGPRGWATCNYVVASSMQEAVLIDLAAKVRPGVPVVFLDTGYHFVETIGTRDAIESVYDIRVLNVTPEQTVAEQDKLLGKDLFARDPGECCRLRKVAPLGKALRGYSAWVTGLRRGETAARANAPVVGFDEGFKLVKVNPMATWSDDDVQNYIDEHSVLVNPLIYDGYSSIGCAPCTARPLAGADPRSGRWQGLSKTECGLHAS, from the coding sequence ATGAGCGAACGAACAACCAGACATTCCGAGGCCGAGCTGCGCGAACTCGCCGCCCGGGGGGCGGCCGAGCTCGAGGGCGCCAGCGCCAGCGACGTATTGCGTTGGACCGACGAGACGTTCGGCGGCGTCAACGGACCGCGCGGATGGGCGACCTGCAACTACGTGGTGGCCTCCAGCATGCAAGAGGCGGTGTTGATCGATCTGGCCGCCAAGGTGCGCCCGGGTGTGCCGGTGGTGTTCCTGGACACCGGCTACCACTTCGTGGAGACCATCGGTACACGCGACGCCATCGAGTCCGTTTACGACATCCGGGTGCTCAACGTCACGCCCGAGCAGACCGTCGCCGAGCAGGACAAACTGCTGGGCAAGGACCTGTTCGCGCGTGATCCCGGTGAATGCTGCCGGCTGCGCAAGGTCGCCCCGCTGGGCAAGGCGCTGCGCGGCTATTCGGCCTGGGTGACCGGGCTGCGCCGGGGCGAAACCGCCGCACGCGCCAACGCCCCGGTGGTCGGCTTCGACGAGGGCTTCAAGTTGGTGAAGGTCAACCCGATGGCGACCTGGTCCGACGACGACGTGCAGAACTACATCGACGAGCACAGCGTGCTGGTCAATCCGCTTATCTACGACGGCTATTCGTCGATCGGCTGCGCCCCGTGCACGGCCAGGCCGCTGGCGGGCGCCGACCCGCGCAGTGGGCGCTGGCAGGGGCTGTCCAAGACGGAGTGCGGTCTGCACGCCTCGTGA
- a CDS encoding nitrite/sulfite reductase encodes MTTARPAKARNEGQWALGNREPLNPNEEMKQAGAPLDVRERIETIYAKNGFDSIDKSDLRGRFRWWGLYTQREQGYDGTFTGDDNAELLEARYFMMRVRCDGGALSTAALRTVGQISTEFGRDTADITDRENIQYHWIEIENVPEIWRRLADVGLQTAEACGDCPRVILGSPLAGESLDEVLDPTWAIDEIARRYIGQPDFADLPRKYKTAISGLQDVVHEVNDIAFIGVNHPEHGPGLDLWVGGGLSTNPMLAQRLGAWVPLEEVPEVWHAVTSIFRDYGYRRLRSKARLKFLVKDWGVEKFREVLETEYLKRPLIDGPAPEPVPRPIDHVGVQRLKNGLNAVGVASIAGRVSGTTLSAVADLAEAAGSNRIRLTPYQKLVILDVPDDKLEELIAGLEALGLQSQPSHWRRNVMACTGIEFCKLSFAETRVKAQSLVPELESRLADINLQLDVPITVNLNGCPNSCARIQVADIGLKGQMVDDGNGGSVEAFQVHLGGSLGQDSGFGRKLRQHKVTSDELGDYIERVARNFLKYRGEGERFAQWAMRADEDDLR; translated from the coding sequence ATGACCACCGCCCGACCCGCGAAGGCCCGTAACGAGGGCCAATGGGCACTGGGGAATCGTGAGCCGCTGAACCCGAACGAAGAGATGAAGCAGGCCGGCGCCCCACTGGACGTGCGCGAGCGCATCGAGACCATCTACGCCAAGAACGGCTTCGACAGCATCGACAAGAGCGACCTGCGTGGGCGCTTCCGCTGGTGGGGCCTGTACACCCAGCGTGAGCAGGGCTACGACGGCACCTTCACCGGCGACGACAACGCCGAGCTGCTCGAGGCCAGGTACTTCATGATGCGGGTGCGCTGCGACGGCGGTGCGCTGTCGACGGCCGCACTGCGCACCGTCGGCCAGATCTCCACCGAGTTCGGACGCGACACCGCCGACATCACCGACCGGGAAAACATCCAGTACCACTGGATCGAGATCGAGAACGTCCCCGAAATCTGGCGGCGGCTGGCCGACGTCGGATTGCAGACCGCCGAGGCGTGCGGCGACTGCCCCCGCGTGATCCTGGGATCACCGCTGGCCGGCGAGTCGCTCGACGAGGTGCTCGACCCGACCTGGGCGATCGACGAGATCGCCCGCCGCTACATCGGCCAGCCCGACTTCGCCGACCTGCCGCGCAAGTACAAGACCGCCATCTCGGGCCTGCAGGACGTGGTGCACGAGGTCAATGACATCGCGTTCATCGGCGTCAACCACCCCGAGCACGGCCCCGGGCTGGACCTGTGGGTGGGCGGCGGCCTGTCGACCAACCCGATGCTGGCCCAACGGCTGGGTGCCTGGGTGCCGCTCGAGGAAGTGCCCGAGGTTTGGCACGCGGTCACCTCGATCTTCCGCGACTACGGGTACCGGCGGCTGCGCTCCAAGGCGCGGCTGAAGTTCCTGGTCAAGGACTGGGGCGTCGAGAAGTTCCGTGAAGTCCTCGAAACCGAGTACCTCAAGCGTCCGCTGATCGACGGACCGGCACCGGAGCCGGTCCCGCGTCCGATCGACCACGTCGGTGTGCAACGGCTCAAGAACGGGCTCAACGCCGTGGGTGTCGCCTCGATCGCGGGACGGGTCTCGGGCACCACCCTGTCCGCGGTGGCCGACCTCGCCGAGGCGGCCGGCTCGAACCGGATCCGTTTGACCCCCTACCAAAAGCTGGTGATCCTCGACGTCCCCGACGACAAGCTCGAGGAGCTGATCGCCGGTTTGGAGGCGCTCGGCCTGCAGTCCCAACCGTCACACTGGCGCCGGAATGTGATGGCCTGCACGGGAATTGAATTCTGTAAGCTGTCATTCGCCGAAACACGAGTCAAGGCGCAGTCTTTGGTGCCCGAGCTGGAAAGTCGGCTCGCGGACATCAACCTGCAGCTCGATGTTCCGATCACCGTCAACCTCAACGGCTGCCCCAATTCGTGCGCACGCATTCAGGTCGCCGACATCGGGTTGAAAGGCCAGATGGTCGACGACGGAAACGGTGGCTCGGTCGAGGCTTTCCAGGTACACCTGGGCGGCAGCCTGGGTCAAGACAGCGGCTTCGGCCGAAAACTGCGTCAGCACAAGGTCACCAGCGACGAGCTCGGCGACTACATCGAGCGGGTCGCACGCAACTTCCTGAAATATCGCGGCGAGGGTGAACGTTTCGCACAGTGGGCCATGAGGGCAGACGAGGACGATTTGCGATGA
- a CDS encoding sodium-dependent bicarbonate transport family permease, translating to MLQEFWHNFTHNLFKPLLLFFYFGFLIPILKVRFEFPYVIYQGLTMYLLLAIGWHGGEELAKISASSVGAIVGFMVLGFVLNCAIGGLAYVGLSRLKTLRKVDRATIAGYYGSDSAGTFATCVAVLAAVNIAFNAYMPVMLAVMEIPGCLVALYFVARLRHRGMDSGGYMPDEPGYTPPVKVGVGPGSAARPPQGQSLERQEASLEHELEDWEPEQSPDDAKAKRMPILSRELFQEVFLNPGLVLLMGGIIIGLVSGLQGQKVVADDDKFFVLAFQGVLCLFLLEMGMTASRKLKDLRTAGPGFIVFGLVAPNVFATLGIFVACSYASLTHTDFKTGTYVLFAVLCGAASYIAVPAVQRLAIPEASPTLPLAASLGLTFSYNVTVGIPLYIEIARVFEQWFGV from the coding sequence ATGCTGCAAGAGTTTTGGCACAACTTCACCCACAACCTCTTCAAGCCGCTCTTGCTGTTTTTCTACTTCGGCTTTCTGATCCCCATCCTGAAGGTGCGCTTCGAATTCCCCTATGTCATCTATCAGGGGTTGACCATGTATCTGCTGCTGGCCATCGGCTGGCACGGCGGCGAAGAGCTCGCGAAGATCAGCGCCTCGAGTGTCGGCGCCATCGTCGGATTCATGGTCCTGGGCTTCGTGTTGAACTGTGCCATCGGCGGTTTGGCCTACGTGGGCCTGAGCCGACTGAAAACGCTGCGGAAGGTGGACCGCGCGACGATCGCGGGCTATTACGGGTCGGACTCGGCCGGGACCTTTGCCACCTGTGTGGCCGTGCTGGCCGCCGTGAACATCGCCTTCAACGCTTACATGCCGGTGATGCTGGCCGTGATGGAGATCCCGGGCTGCCTGGTCGCGCTGTACTTCGTGGCCCGACTGCGCCACCGGGGCATGGACTCCGGCGGATACATGCCCGACGAGCCCGGCTACACACCGCCCGTCAAGGTCGGGGTCGGTCCCGGCAGTGCCGCGCGGCCCCCGCAGGGCCAGAGCCTCGAGAGGCAGGAAGCAAGCCTGGAGCACGAGTTGGAGGACTGGGAGCCCGAGCAGAGCCCGGACGACGCCAAGGCCAAGCGGATGCCGATCCTCTCCCGCGAGCTGTTTCAGGAGGTGTTCCTCAATCCGGGGCTGGTCCTGCTGATGGGCGGCATCATCATCGGTCTCGTCAGCGGGCTGCAGGGCCAGAAGGTCGTCGCCGACGACGACAAGTTCTTCGTGCTGGCGTTCCAGGGCGTGCTGTGCCTGTTCCTGCTCGAAATGGGCATGACGGCGTCGCGCAAGCTGAAAGACCTGCGCACGGCGGGCCCCGGATTCATCGTCTTCGGTCTCGTGGCGCCGAATGTCTTTGCGACGCTGGGCATCTTCGTCGCCTGCAGCTACGCCTCGCTGACCCACACCGACTTCAAGACGGGCACCTATGTGCTGTTCGCGGTCCTGTGCGGCGCGGCGTCCTACATCGCCGTCCCGGCGGTGCAGCGGCTCGCCATCCCCGAGGCGAGCCCGACGTTGCCGCTGGCCGCCTCGCTGGGTCTGACGTTCTCCTACAACGTCACCGTCGGAATCCCGCTCTACATCGAGATCGCCCGGGTCTTCGAGCAATGGTTCGGGGTCTGA
- the hemW gene encoding radical SAM family heme chaperone HemW, whose product MAIREELVDLPDVRVTAGQPFGIYVHVPFCVTRCGYCDFNTYTPAELGGVNPDAWLGALRAELELAAARLQAPPVSTVFVGGGTPSLLGGARLVTLLDMVREHFPLAADAEITTEANPESAWPDLFDAIRAAGYTRVSLGMQSVAPRVLGVLDRIHTPNRSADAAREALAAGFEHVSLDLIYGTPGESDDDLLRSVDTAIETGVDHVSAYALVVEEGTALARRVRRGELAAPDDDVLAHRYELVDARLSEAGMSWYEVSNWSRPGGECRHNLGYWDGGQWWGAGPGAHGYVGTTRWWNVKHPNAYAERLGAAALPVAGFERLDADTLHTEDVLLKVRLRQGLPVGLLNSEERERAAGVVADGLLVTTGDRLVLTDRGRLLADAVVRTLLG is encoded by the coding sequence ATGGCCATTCGCGAGGAGCTGGTCGACCTGCCCGACGTGCGGGTGACCGCCGGGCAGCCGTTTGGCATCTACGTGCATGTCCCGTTCTGCGTAACGCGTTGCGGCTATTGCGATTTCAACACCTATACCCCAGCGGAGCTAGGGGGCGTCAATCCAGACGCCTGGTTGGGTGCGCTGCGGGCCGAATTGGAACTGGCGGCCGCGCGACTGCAAGCGCCGCCGGTGAGCACCGTGTTTGTCGGTGGTGGGACGCCCTCGTTGCTCGGCGGTGCGCGCCTGGTGACGCTGCTGGACATGGTGCGCGAGCACTTTCCGCTGGCAGCGGATGCCGAGATCACCACCGAGGCCAACCCCGAGTCGGCGTGGCCGGACCTCTTCGATGCCATCCGCGCGGCCGGCTACACCCGGGTGTCCCTGGGGATGCAATCGGTGGCGCCACGGGTGCTGGGTGTCCTCGACCGCATTCACACGCCGAACCGATCGGCCGATGCCGCCCGCGAGGCGCTGGCCGCGGGCTTCGAACACGTCAGCCTCGATCTGATCTATGGAACCCCGGGGGAGTCCGACGACGACCTGCTGCGATCGGTCGACACCGCGATCGAGACCGGCGTCGATCACGTCTCGGCCTATGCGCTGGTGGTCGAGGAAGGCACCGCCCTGGCCCGGCGGGTGCGTCGCGGCGAACTGGCCGCTCCTGACGACGACGTGCTGGCCCACCGCTACGAATTGGTCGACGCGCGCCTGAGCGAGGCGGGCATGTCGTGGTACGAGGTGTCCAACTGGTCGCGGCCAGGGGGTGAATGCCGGCACAACCTGGGCTACTGGGACGGCGGCCAGTGGTGGGGCGCGGGACCGGGCGCGCACGGATACGTCGGCACCACGCGCTGGTGGAATGTCAAGCATCCCAACGCATATGCCGAGAGGCTGGGCGCGGCCGCGCTGCCGGTCGCGGGATTCGAGCGGCTCGACGCCGACACGTTGCACACCGAAGACGTGCTGTTGAAAGTCCGCCTGCGCCAAGGCCTTCCGGTTGGCCTGTTGAATTCCGAAGAGCGTGAACGCGCCGCGGGCGTCGTCGCCGACGGGTTGCTGGTGACAACCGGTGACAGGCTCGTCCTGACGGATCGGGGACGGCTGCTGGCCGACGCCGTGGTGCGGACGCTATTGGGGTAG